One Carassius carassius chromosome 20, fCarCar2.1, whole genome shotgun sequence DNA segment encodes these proteins:
- the si:ch211-207d6.2 gene encoding sickle tail protein homolog isoform X2, with protein MSKPSRLVKPSKQSRKEPPGNRSHMLVVGERLMRAGSEGNLVRSRPPQKPSDTNPVGSNPEQARSHQRLCSHEDVDRNRRKQSSADESEQSDPWSPRTVPRRHTVGGPRTAGDVIIMQSYNMDQKKEAFLEHLKQKYPHHASVIMGHQERLQDQIRSSGHSVTPQSAVGEPREHLSLASLESLEAMSEGEAPSAFTRGSRSRASLPVVKSNNQTKDRSLGVLYLQYGEETKQIRMPNEVTGADTIKALFVSAFPQHLTMKTLESPSVAIYIKDDMRNMYYELTDVRNITSHSCLKVYHKDPAQAFNHNTRPNNGEIRITRERFYSGRQQPGGQSPVHTLPHSPIHSVQGSLSPPTPRSMPSSPSRIPFSHSVAMPGGATLPRDRVSNAPPNRSITPCSSAILERRDVKPDEDLSSKSVPLYSEAYASPEARLSVSSSQGSHSGDVPDGAAYIQHRSSVKSVGAYTDGQDLQHSLYRQKSRKYSESQLASMGSKTPPASPHRVNEVRMIDMLPGQNSYMPSQGVAAERASPVRRSFRKDSNGAMEVATRVRGNVASPVFADLQPSHGEKPFQGHVAAGDPQSEKIKAMEQQIASLTGLVQHALMKGPNTSAKETSSEKPVKTESSEQNGGICTVSSSKEPVVQTDSISPVRDPAMCSILSTFRRNVSDLRLQLHQLKQMQLQNQDAMRQMLRQAELDISERFSDIVLHLEDPVHRQRVQVEEERHRYLGMEERVLVQLGELENYVEMLKKESSCAMSNRPVTLKDVEEGAVNLRKVGEALATLKGEFPALQMKMRGVLRVEVEAVRFLKEEPHKMDSMLKRVKALTDTLSGLRRYTTESHNHTSDPVQVKALPADSVSFVEEYRSPKPVCESPTPQPRSPAKIICSEPVPSSPVTVHHIQGTPISTHHPSPPLTPTHSRDSPTVVKVSPRSRENSPALLKRAAPRGQEAVPATVVINTTGSSSPEEIYVNTSRPMPEEVSKQAAEEDKVEMERILQQTQASLMKAIPDLEVSKQVDSASSHPPSILPDEVDFPLPVSSPPEAAPQDGPKADKPVQTSLERPQKPHRASVDRVQPNPETASKSPPPPPPRRFYPSVSGLTTGRSGEVIYTTRKESTSAQEGEEEAPKPKPLRVPPEVKPKPRTPPPVNISTLQDEEDEGDKIMAELQVFQKCTKKDLQPRYIVDLTSRELSDSEMEPGLSLSYHTKTSSHLSEEGALSESREASATPGSPGVMYYITGTSKTSRQSTSRPDDLKEPKEATFSPSKVATENASDISQQQKLLKSNDLSINSVQLNQSVKEVQTKPNNIHEVPYSPFNSLRNSTEAEKGASLINPKELKAESVLKSLKQVVPTPSEKVSPVEEKFEEHILRTSSVAPVMDKSIKHGHRTTTVKVTLVSKCPQSAEPVHQPNTDDSFSTQPNNHDIEQDVTKRSPEDHARYTEEASLSPDLPGDEGPLPPNNIAFRITKTKVQALSTGEYQQLVNSKGTDVQTVKVGSEPTLTAPEDSRFDKKPVIIIFDEPMDICQAYKRLSTVFECEEELERVLSEERIDEENEEEVEANSKSQVSQITPTDNLDQFRTENRANNQSSSSVPVPVQQQSSFESPALSVEEGDKTESAKDAKKKFKFKFPKKQLVAIGQALRTGTKTGKKTLQVVVYEDEEEPDGTVKELKEAKRFEIKSHADDDSTTPKSLWQNQTTTSQSTKDRTEELRKTTYQTLNSLEQTIKQLESTISDIEPTLVSEVSCKEELKAKRLSSDAEPEEGSPTKKPAPLKPKPHKSSLQKRSKTQSRSSSSTATSSSSSSSKQNSGDSPASSQTSSPKSRPQPAESVEKPGKPQKLQDSQRQFRQVVLL; from the exons AGCAAGCGAGAAGCCACCAGAGGCTGTGCTCCCATGAGGATGTGGACagaaacagaagaaaacaaaGCAGTGCAGATGAGAGTGAGCAGTCTGACCCCTGGTCCCCTCGCACCGTGCCAAGGCGACACACAGTAGGAGGGCCTCGCACCGCTGGGGACGTGATCATCATGCAGTCCTACAACATGGACCAGAAGAAAGAGGCTTTTCTTGAGCATTTGAAACAAAAGTACCCCCATCATGCTTCTGTCATTATGGGGCACCAGGAAAGACTCCAAGACCAG ATCAGGAGTTCTGGGCACAGTGTAACCCCTCAGTCTGCTGTAGGGGAGCCGAGGGAGCATCTCTCTTTGGCCTCCCTTGAGTCTTTGGAGGCCATGTCGGAGGGAGAAGCCCCCTCCGCCTTCACCCGAGGCAGCCGCTCTCGAGCGAGCCTCCCCGTGGTCAAGTCAAATAACCAGACCAAGGACAGGTCATTAG GTGTCCTCTACCTGCAGTATGGAGAAGAGACCAAACAGATCCGAATGCCCAATGAGGTGACGGGTGCAGACACCATCAAGGCTCTGTTTGTCAGTGCCTTCCCTCAGCACCTCACTATGAAGACACTGGAGTCCCCCAGCGTGGCTATATACATCAAAGATGACATGAGGAATATGTACTATGAGCTGACTGATGTCAG GAACATCACATCACACTCTTGCCTGAAAGTGTATCACAAAGACCCAGCCCAGGCCTTCAATCACAACACAAGACCAAATAATGGAGAAATTAGG ATCACAAGAGAGAGGTTCTACAGTGGCAGACAGCAGCCGGGAGGCCAAAGCCCAGTGCACACTCTGCCTCACAGTCCCATACATTCAGTCCAGGGCTCTCTGTCTCCTCCTACACCTCGCTCCATGCCCTCATCTCCTTCTAGAATCCCCTTCAGCCACTCTGTTGCCATGCCTGGTGGTGCCACCTTACCCAGGGACCGTGTGTCCAACGCACCCCCAAATCGCTCTATCACACCCTGCTCCAGTGCCATCCTGGAGCGACGGGACGTAAAACCGGATGAGGATCTGAGCAGCAAGAGCGTTCCTTTGTATTCAGAAGCATACGCTTCACCTGAAGCCAGGCTCAGTGTCTCCTCATCACAAGGCAGCCATTCTGGAGACGTCCCGGATGGGGCGGCGTACATCCAGCACCGCTCCTCCGTCAAGTCTGTCGGTGCGTACACAGATGGCCAGGATCTGCAGCACTCCCTCTACAGACAGAAATCTCGAAAGTACAGTGAGAGTCAGCTCGCTTCCATGGGCTCCAAAACACCGCCTGCTTCTCCTCACAGGGTCAATGAGGTCAGAATGATTGACATGCTCCCAGGCCAGAACTCCTACATGCCCTCACAAGGTGTGGCAGCGGAAAGAGCATCACCTGTGCGTAGATCTTTCCGCAAGGACAGTAATGGGGCCATGGAGGTGGCGACCAGGGTTAGAGGCAATGTGGCCTCCCCTGTTTTTGCCGACCTTCAGCCCAGTCACGGAGAGAAGCCATTTCAAGGACACGTGGCAGCCGGAGATCCTCAGAG TGAAAAAATAAAGGCAATGGAGCAGCAGATAGCCAGTCTTACTGGACTCGTTCAACACGCTCTTATGAAAGGGCCAAATACAAGTGCCAAAGAGACTTCCAG TGAGAAACCGGTAAAGACTGAGTCTTCGGAACAGAATGGTG GCATCTGTACTGTATCATCATCTAAAGAGCCAGTTGTGCAGACAGACAGTATTTCTCCTGTCAGAGACCCTGCTATGTGCTCAATCCTCTCCACCTTCAGGAGAAACGTCTCTGACCTCAGACTGCAGCTCCATCAACTCAAACAGATGCAG CTGCAAAACCAGGATGCCATGAGGCAGATGCTGCGACAGGCAGAGCTGGATATCTCCGAGAGGTTTTCAGACATTGTGCTGCACCTTGAGGACCCCGTTCATAGACAGCGAGTCCAGGTGGAAGAAGAAAGACACAGATATCTAGGCATGGAAGAGAGGGTTCTCGTACAGCTCGG AGAGCTGGAAAACTATGTGGAGATGCTCAAGAAAGAATCCAGCTGTGCCATGAGCAATCGACCAGTCACTCTGAAGGATGTGGAGGAAGGGGCGGTCAACTTACGCAAAGTAGGAGAAGCTTTGGCCACACTCAAAG GAGAGTTCCCAGCCCTGCAGATGAAAATGCGTGGCGTGTTGAGGGTGGAGGTGGAGGCGGTGCGCTTCCTTAAAGAGGAGCCTCACAAAATGGACAGCATGCTGAAGAGAGTCAAAGCTCTGACTGACACTCTCAGTGGACTGAGAAG ATACACCACTGAAAGCCACAACCATACTTCTGACCCAGTCCAAGTGAAGGCATTACCAGCTGATTCAGTTTCCTTTGTGGAAGAGTACAGATCTCCAAAACCTGTTTGTGAGTCCCCCACCCCACAGCCAAGATCACCTGCCAAAATCATCTGCTCTGAGCCCGTACCCTCTTCTCCAGTCACGGTGCACCACATTCAGGGGACTCCCATCAGCACACACCACCCCAGTCCCCCGCTCACACCCACCCATAGCAGGGACTCCCCCACTGTGGTGAAGGTCAGTCCCAGGAGCAGAGAAAACAGTCCTGCCCTGCTAAAGAGAGCAGCACCACGGGGCCAGGAAGCTGTGCCAGCAACCGTTGTCATCAACACGACTGGATCCTCCTCACCAGAGGAGATCTATGTCAACACAAGCAGGCCCATGCCTGAAGAG GTTTCAAAACAGGCAGCAGAGGAGGACAAGGTTGAAATGGAGAGGATCCTTCAGCAGACTCAGGCCAGCCTTATGAAGGCTATACCTGACCTGGAAGTGAGCAAACAGGTGGACAGCGCCTCCTCCCATCCACCCAGCATCTTGCCAGATGAGGTGGACTTTCCACTTCCTGTATCTTCACCCCCTG AAGCCGCACCGCAGGATGGACCCAAGGCAGATAAACCTGTCCAGACCAGTTTGGAGAGGCCACAGAAGCCCCACAGGGCCAGTGTTGACAGAGTACAGCCCAACCCTGAAACGGCCAGCAAATcgcctccccctccccctccacgCAGATTCTACCCCTCTGTATCTGGACTCACCACAGGACGTTCAGGAGAGGTGATCTACACCACCCGGAAAGAGTCCACTAGTGCACAG GAGGGTGAAGAGGAGGCCCCGAAGCCCAAACCCTTGCGTGTGCCCCCAGAGGTCAAGCCCAAGCCCCGCACCCCTCCTCCTGTCAACATCTCCACCTTACAAGATGAAGAGGATGAAGGAGATAAGATCATGGCTGAGCTACAG GTGTTTCAGAAGTgcacaaaaaaagatttacagcCCAGATATATCGTTGATCTCACATCCCGTGAGCTCTCAGACAGTGAGATGGAGCCAGGGCTTTCCCTGTCTTACCACACAAAG ACCTCCTCTCACCTATCTGAAGAAGGAGCACTGTCTGAAAGTAGGGAAGCTAGTGCAACACCTGGTTCACCTGGG GTCATGTATTATATCACTGGAACATCAAAAACATCAAGGCAGAGCACCTCTAGGCCAGATGACCTAAAGGAACCCAAGGAAGCAACTTTTTCTCCTTCGAAGGTTGCAACTGAGAATGCTTCCGACATTTCCCAGCAGCAAAAACTGTTAAAATCAAATGACTTATCTATAAATTCAGTTCAGCTAAACCAATCAGTCAAGGAGGTCCAAACCAAGCCAAATAATATTCATGAGGTGCCATATAGCCCCTTTAACTCTTTAAGGAACAGCACAGAAGCTGAAAAAGGGGCATCGCTCATTAATCCCAAAGAGCTCAAGGCTGAATCAGTGCTGAAGTCTCTAAAGCAGGTGGTTCCTACACCTTCTGAGAAAGTTTCACCTGTTGAGGAGAAGTTTGAGGAGCATATACTGCGTACATCCTCTGTTGCACCTGTTATGGACAAGTCAATAAAGCATGGACATCGCACAACCACTGTTAAAGTTACACTTGTTAGCAAGTGTCCACAAAGTGCTGAACCAGTCCATCAACCCAACACTGATGACTCATTTTCAACACAACCGAATAACCATGACATTGAGCAGGATGTAACAAAGAGATCACCTGAAGATCATGCCAGATACACTGAGGAGGCCAGTCTAAGTCCAGACCTCCCAGGAGACGAAGGTCCTCTTCCACCAAATAACATTGCCTTCAGGATCACTAAAACCAAGGTACAGGCTCTATCGACTGGAGAGTACCAACAGCTGGTAAACAGTAAAGGCACAGATGTCCAAACTGTTAAAGTGGGCTCAGAACCAACCCTAACTGCCCCCGAGGACTCTAGGTTTGACAAGAAGCCGGTTATCATAATTTTTGACGAGCCTATGGATATCTGTCAGGCCTACAAGCGACTGTCCACCGTCTTTGAATGTGAAGAAGAGCTTGAGAGGGTGCTATCGGAAGAGAGGATAGATGAAGAGAATGAGGAGGAAGTGGAAGCCAACTCAAAGAGTCAGGTCAGTCAGATAACACCTACAGATAATCTAGATCAGTTCAGAACTGAGAATAGGGCAAACAATCAGAGTAGTAGTAGCGTTCCAGTGCCTGTACAACAGCAGAGTTCCTTTGAGAGTCCTGCTCTTTCTGTTGAGGAAGGAGATAAGACAGAATCTGCTAAAGATGCGAAAAAGAAATTCAAGTTTAAGTTCCCCAAGAAGCAGCTTGTAGCTATTGGCCAAGCTCTTCGTACGGGGACAAAAACTGGCAAAAAGACACTGCAAGTAGTTGTCTACGAGGATGAAGAGGAACCAGATGGAACCGTGAAGGAGCTCAAAGAAGCTAAAAGGTTTGAGATCAAGTCCCACGCAGACGATGATTCTACCACTCCTAAGTCTTTATGGCAAAACCAGACCACCACGTCACAGAGCACCAAAGACAGAACTGAGGAACTCCGTAAGACTACTTATCAAACATTAAACAGCCTTGAGCAGACCATTAAGCAGTTGGAAAGTACCATAAGTGATATTGAGCCTACATTGGTTTCGGAAGTCTCCTGCAAGGAGGAATTGAAAGCTAAGAGATTGTCCAGTGATGCAGAACCGGAGGAGGGCAGTCCCACAAAAAAGCCAGCCCCACTGAAGCCCAAACCCCACAAGTCATCTCTGCAAAAGAGATCCAAAACACAGTCTCGATCCTCCTCAAGCACGGCCACTTCCTCCAGTTCCTCCAGCAGTAAACAG AACTCTGGTGACTCGCCTGCTTCGAGTCAGACTTCCTCACCCAAGTCTCGCCCGCAGCCAGCAGAGAGTGTGGAAAAACCTGGAAAACCTCAAAAGCTCCAGGACTCCCAGAGGCAATTCCGTCAGGTAGTTTTACTATAG
- the si:ch211-207d6.2 gene encoding sickle tail protein homolog isoform X3: MSKPSRLVKPSKQSRKEPPGNRSHMLVVGERLMRAGSEGNLVRSRPPQKPSDTNPVGSNPEQARSHQRLCSHEDVDRNRRKQSSADESEQSDPWSPRTVPRRHTVGGPRTAGDVIIMQSYNMDQKKEAFLEHLKQKYPHHASVIMGHQERLQDQIRSSGHSVTPQSAVGEPREHLSLASLESLEAMSEGEAPSAFTRGSRSRASLPVVKSNNQTKDRSLGVLYLQYGEETKQIRMPNEVTGADTIKALFVSAFPQHLTMKTLESPSVAIYIKDDMRNMYYELTDVRNITSHSCLKVYHKDPAQAFNHNTRPNNGEIRITRERFYSGRQQPGGQSPVHTLPHSPIHSVQGSLSPPTPRSMPSSPSRIPFSHSVAMPGGATLPRDRVSNAPPNRSITPCSSAILERRDVKPDEDLSSKSVPLYSEAYASPEARLSVSSSQGSHSGDVPDGAAYIQHRSSVKSVGAYTDGQDLQHSLYRQKSRKYSESQLASMGSKTPPASPHRVNEVRMIDMLPGQNSYMPSQGVAAERASPVRRSFRKDSNGAMEVATRVRGNVASPVFADLQPSHGEKPFQGHVAAGDPQSEKIKAMEQQIASLTGLVQHALMKGPNTSAKETSSEKPVKTESSEQNGGICTVSSSKEPVVQTDSISPVRDPAMCSILSTFRRNVSDLRLQLHQLKQMQLQNQDAMRQMLRQAELDISERFSDIVLHLEDPVHRQRVQVEEERHRYLGMEERVLVQLGELENYVEMLKKESSCAMSNRPVTLKDVEEGAVNLRKVGEALATLKGEFPALQMKMRGVLRVEVEAVRFLKEEPHKMDSMLKRVKALTDTLSGLRRYTTESHNHTSDPVQVKALPADSVSFVEEYRSPKPVCESPTPQPRSPAKIICSEPVPSSPVTVHHIQGTPISTHHPSPPLTPTHSRDSPTVVKVSPRSRENSPALLKRAAPRGQEAVPATVVINTTGSSSPEEIYVNTSRPMPEEVSKQAAEEDKVEMERILQQTQASLMKAIPDLEVSKQVDSASSHPPSILPDEVDFPLPVSSPPEAAPQDGPKADKPVQTSLERPQKPHRASVDRVQPNPETASKSPPPPPPRRFYPSVSGLTTGRSGEVIYTTRKESTSAQEGEEEAPKPKPLRVPPEVKPKPRTPPPVNISTLQDEEDEGDKIMAELQQTSSHLSEEGALSESREASATPGSPGVMYYITGTSKTSRQSTSRPDDLKEPKEATFSPSKVATENASDISQQQKLLKSNDLSINSVQLNQSVKEVQTKPNNIHEVPYSPFNSLRNSTEAEKGASLINPKELKAESVLKSLKQVVPTPSEKVSPVEEKFEEHILRTSSVAPVMDKSIKHGHRTTTVKVTLVSKCPQSAEPVHQPNTDDSFSTQPNNHDIEQDVTKRSPEDHARYTEEASLSPDLPGDEGPLPPNNIAFRITKTKVQALSTGEYQQLVNSKGTDVQTVKVGSEPTLTAPEDSRFDKKPVIIIFDEPMDICQAYKRLSTVFECEEELERVLSEERIDEENEEEVEANSKSQVSQITPTDNLDQFRTENRANNQSSSSVPVPVQQQSSFESPALSVEEGDKTESAKDAKKKFKFKFPKKQLVAIGQALRTGTKTGKKTLQVVVYEDEEEPDGTVKELKEAKRFEIKSHADDDSTTPKSLWQNQTTTSQSTKDRTEELRKTTYQTLNSLEQTIKQLESTISDIEPTLVSEVSCKEELKAKRLSSDAEPEEGSPTKKPAPLKPKPHKSSLQKRSKTQSRSSSSTATSSSSSSSKQNSGDSPASSQTSSPKSRPQPAESVEKPGKPQKLQDSQRQFRQVVLL, from the exons AGCAAGCGAGAAGCCACCAGAGGCTGTGCTCCCATGAGGATGTGGACagaaacagaagaaaacaaaGCAGTGCAGATGAGAGTGAGCAGTCTGACCCCTGGTCCCCTCGCACCGTGCCAAGGCGACACACAGTAGGAGGGCCTCGCACCGCTGGGGACGTGATCATCATGCAGTCCTACAACATGGACCAGAAGAAAGAGGCTTTTCTTGAGCATTTGAAACAAAAGTACCCCCATCATGCTTCTGTCATTATGGGGCACCAGGAAAGACTCCAAGACCAG ATCAGGAGTTCTGGGCACAGTGTAACCCCTCAGTCTGCTGTAGGGGAGCCGAGGGAGCATCTCTCTTTGGCCTCCCTTGAGTCTTTGGAGGCCATGTCGGAGGGAGAAGCCCCCTCCGCCTTCACCCGAGGCAGCCGCTCTCGAGCGAGCCTCCCCGTGGTCAAGTCAAATAACCAGACCAAGGACAGGTCATTAG GTGTCCTCTACCTGCAGTATGGAGAAGAGACCAAACAGATCCGAATGCCCAATGAGGTGACGGGTGCAGACACCATCAAGGCTCTGTTTGTCAGTGCCTTCCCTCAGCACCTCACTATGAAGACACTGGAGTCCCCCAGCGTGGCTATATACATCAAAGATGACATGAGGAATATGTACTATGAGCTGACTGATGTCAG GAACATCACATCACACTCTTGCCTGAAAGTGTATCACAAAGACCCAGCCCAGGCCTTCAATCACAACACAAGACCAAATAATGGAGAAATTAGG ATCACAAGAGAGAGGTTCTACAGTGGCAGACAGCAGCCGGGAGGCCAAAGCCCAGTGCACACTCTGCCTCACAGTCCCATACATTCAGTCCAGGGCTCTCTGTCTCCTCCTACACCTCGCTCCATGCCCTCATCTCCTTCTAGAATCCCCTTCAGCCACTCTGTTGCCATGCCTGGTGGTGCCACCTTACCCAGGGACCGTGTGTCCAACGCACCCCCAAATCGCTCTATCACACCCTGCTCCAGTGCCATCCTGGAGCGACGGGACGTAAAACCGGATGAGGATCTGAGCAGCAAGAGCGTTCCTTTGTATTCAGAAGCATACGCTTCACCTGAAGCCAGGCTCAGTGTCTCCTCATCACAAGGCAGCCATTCTGGAGACGTCCCGGATGGGGCGGCGTACATCCAGCACCGCTCCTCCGTCAAGTCTGTCGGTGCGTACACAGATGGCCAGGATCTGCAGCACTCCCTCTACAGACAGAAATCTCGAAAGTACAGTGAGAGTCAGCTCGCTTCCATGGGCTCCAAAACACCGCCTGCTTCTCCTCACAGGGTCAATGAGGTCAGAATGATTGACATGCTCCCAGGCCAGAACTCCTACATGCCCTCACAAGGTGTGGCAGCGGAAAGAGCATCACCTGTGCGTAGATCTTTCCGCAAGGACAGTAATGGGGCCATGGAGGTGGCGACCAGGGTTAGAGGCAATGTGGCCTCCCCTGTTTTTGCCGACCTTCAGCCCAGTCACGGAGAGAAGCCATTTCAAGGACACGTGGCAGCCGGAGATCCTCAGAG TGAAAAAATAAAGGCAATGGAGCAGCAGATAGCCAGTCTTACTGGACTCGTTCAACACGCTCTTATGAAAGGGCCAAATACAAGTGCCAAAGAGACTTCCAG TGAGAAACCGGTAAAGACTGAGTCTTCGGAACAGAATGGTG GCATCTGTACTGTATCATCATCTAAAGAGCCAGTTGTGCAGACAGACAGTATTTCTCCTGTCAGAGACCCTGCTATGTGCTCAATCCTCTCCACCTTCAGGAGAAACGTCTCTGACCTCAGACTGCAGCTCCATCAACTCAAACAGATGCAG CTGCAAAACCAGGATGCCATGAGGCAGATGCTGCGACAGGCAGAGCTGGATATCTCCGAGAGGTTTTCAGACATTGTGCTGCACCTTGAGGACCCCGTTCATAGACAGCGAGTCCAGGTGGAAGAAGAAAGACACAGATATCTAGGCATGGAAGAGAGGGTTCTCGTACAGCTCGG AGAGCTGGAAAACTATGTGGAGATGCTCAAGAAAGAATCCAGCTGTGCCATGAGCAATCGACCAGTCACTCTGAAGGATGTGGAGGAAGGGGCGGTCAACTTACGCAAAGTAGGAGAAGCTTTGGCCACACTCAAAG GAGAGTTCCCAGCCCTGCAGATGAAAATGCGTGGCGTGTTGAGGGTGGAGGTGGAGGCGGTGCGCTTCCTTAAAGAGGAGCCTCACAAAATGGACAGCATGCTGAAGAGAGTCAAAGCTCTGACTGACACTCTCAGTGGACTGAGAAG ATACACCACTGAAAGCCACAACCATACTTCTGACCCAGTCCAAGTGAAGGCATTACCAGCTGATTCAGTTTCCTTTGTGGAAGAGTACAGATCTCCAAAACCTGTTTGTGAGTCCCCCACCCCACAGCCAAGATCACCTGCCAAAATCATCTGCTCTGAGCCCGTACCCTCTTCTCCAGTCACGGTGCACCACATTCAGGGGACTCCCATCAGCACACACCACCCCAGTCCCCCGCTCACACCCACCCATAGCAGGGACTCCCCCACTGTGGTGAAGGTCAGTCCCAGGAGCAGAGAAAACAGTCCTGCCCTGCTAAAGAGAGCAGCACCACGGGGCCAGGAAGCTGTGCCAGCAACCGTTGTCATCAACACGACTGGATCCTCCTCACCAGAGGAGATCTATGTCAACACAAGCAGGCCCATGCCTGAAGAG GTTTCAAAACAGGCAGCAGAGGAGGACAAGGTTGAAATGGAGAGGATCCTTCAGCAGACTCAGGCCAGCCTTATGAAGGCTATACCTGACCTGGAAGTGAGCAAACAGGTGGACAGCGCCTCCTCCCATCCACCCAGCATCTTGCCAGATGAGGTGGACTTTCCACTTCCTGTATCTTCACCCCCTG AAGCCGCACCGCAGGATGGACCCAAGGCAGATAAACCTGTCCAGACCAGTTTGGAGAGGCCACAGAAGCCCCACAGGGCCAGTGTTGACAGAGTACAGCCCAACCCTGAAACGGCCAGCAAATcgcctccccctccccctccacgCAGATTCTACCCCTCTGTATCTGGACTCACCACAGGACGTTCAGGAGAGGTGATCTACACCACCCGGAAAGAGTCCACTAGTGCACAG GAGGGTGAAGAGGAGGCCCCGAAGCCCAAACCCTTGCGTGTGCCCCCAGAGGTCAAGCCCAAGCCCCGCACCCCTCCTCCTGTCAACATCTCCACCTTACAAGATGAAGAGGATGAAGGAGATAAGATCATGGCTGAGCTACAG CAGACCTCCTCTCACCTATCTGAAGAAGGAGCACTGTCTGAAAGTAGGGAAGCTAGTGCAACACCTGGTTCACCTGGG GTCATGTATTATATCACTGGAACATCAAAAACATCAAGGCAGAGCACCTCTAGGCCAGATGACCTAAAGGAACCCAAGGAAGCAACTTTTTCTCCTTCGAAGGTTGCAACTGAGAATGCTTCCGACATTTCCCAGCAGCAAAAACTGTTAAAATCAAATGACTTATCTATAAATTCAGTTCAGCTAAACCAATCAGTCAAGGAGGTCCAAACCAAGCCAAATAATATTCATGAGGTGCCATATAGCCCCTTTAACTCTTTAAGGAACAGCACAGAAGCTGAAAAAGGGGCATCGCTCATTAATCCCAAAGAGCTCAAGGCTGAATCAGTGCTGAAGTCTCTAAAGCAGGTGGTTCCTACACCTTCTGAGAAAGTTTCACCTGTTGAGGAGAAGTTTGAGGAGCATATACTGCGTACATCCTCTGTTGCACCTGTTATGGACAAGTCAATAAAGCATGGACATCGCACAACCACTGTTAAAGTTACACTTGTTAGCAAGTGTCCACAAAGTGCTGAACCAGTCCATCAACCCAACACTGATGACTCATTTTCAACACAACCGAATAACCATGACATTGAGCAGGATGTAACAAAGAGATCACCTGAAGATCATGCCAGATACACTGAGGAGGCCAGTCTAAGTCCAGACCTCCCAGGAGACGAAGGTCCTCTTCCACCAAATAACATTGCCTTCAGGATCACTAAAACCAAGGTACAGGCTCTATCGACTGGAGAGTACCAACAGCTGGTAAACAGTAAAGGCACAGATGTCCAAACTGTTAAAGTGGGCTCAGAACCAACCCTAACTGCCCCCGAGGACTCTAGGTTTGACAAGAAGCCGGTTATCATAATTTTTGACGAGCCTATGGATATCTGTCAGGCCTACAAGCGACTGTCCACCGTCTTTGAATGTGAAGAAGAGCTTGAGAGGGTGCTATCGGAAGAGAGGATAGATGAAGAGAATGAGGAGGAAGTGGAAGCCAACTCAAAGAGTCAGGTCAGTCAGATAACACCTACAGATAATCTAGATCAGTTCAGAACTGAGAATAGGGCAAACAATCAGAGTAGTAGTAGCGTTCCAGTGCCTGTACAACAGCAGAGTTCCTTTGAGAGTCCTGCTCTTTCTGTTGAGGAAGGAGATAAGACAGAATCTGCTAAAGATGCGAAAAAGAAATTCAAGTTTAAGTTCCCCAAGAAGCAGCTTGTAGCTATTGGCCAAGCTCTTCGTACGGGGACAAAAACTGGCAAAAAGACACTGCAAGTAGTTGTCTACGAGGATGAAGAGGAACCAGATGGAACCGTGAAGGAGCTCAAAGAAGCTAAAAGGTTTGAGATCAAGTCCCACGCAGACGATGATTCTACCACTCCTAAGTCTTTATGGCAAAACCAGACCACCACGTCACAGAGCACCAAAGACAGAACTGAGGAACTCCGTAAGACTACTTATCAAACATTAAACAGCCTTGAGCAGACCATTAAGCAGTTGGAAAGTACCATAAGTGATATTGAGCCTACATTGGTTTCGGAAGTCTCCTGCAAGGAGGAATTGAAAGCTAAGAGATTGTCCAGTGATGCAGAACCGGAGGAGGGCAGTCCCACAAAAAAGCCAGCCCCACTGAAGCCCAAACCCCACAAGTCATCTCTGCAAAAGAGATCCAAAACACAGTCTCGATCCTCCTCAAGCACGGCCACTTCCTCCAGTTCCTCCAGCAGTAAACAG AACTCTGGTGACTCGCCTGCTTCGAGTCAGACTTCCTCACCCAAGTCTCGCCCGCAGCCAGCAGAGAGTGTGGAAAAACCTGGAAAACCTCAAAAGCTCCAGGACTCCCAGAGGCAATTCCGTCAGGTAGTTTTACTATAG